In Archangium violaceum, the following are encoded in one genomic region:
- a CDS encoding outer membrane beta-barrel protein produces the protein MSFKKSWGFGAVAAATLMALPALAQDEARIPDEGRVYDYDAKQDRGMDFGVSLSGGLNVFTGDLGDSTGTGAFAGIQANARPLPLIGVELGYEGSRNPFTDIDGSLWRHNVGALAKVGPQLGANGALRPFVGAGFGVSILNPSDDAGLRADNDLVTEVPLAAGIDYKFGSVSAGARATYRFLGDEELGVGSNGNNVNVGINLGGAF, from the coding sequence TTGCCCGCGCTCGCCCAGGACGAAGCGCGCATCCCGGACGAAGGGCGTGTCTACGACTACGACGCGAAGCAGGACCGGGGAATGGACTTCGGTGTCAGCTTGTCGGGCGGCCTGAACGTGTTCACCGGAGACCTGGGTGACAGCACGGGCACGGGCGCCTTCGCGGGCATCCAGGCCAACGCCCGTCCCCTGCCGCTCATCGGCGTGGAGCTCGGCTACGAGGGCTCGCGCAACCCGTTCACGGACATCGACGGCTCGCTGTGGCGGCACAACGTGGGCGCGCTCGCCAAGGTGGGTCCGCAGCTCGGCGCCAACGGCGCCCTGCGGCCCTTCGTCGGCGCAGGCTTCGGCGTGAGCATCCTCAATCCCTCGGACGACGCGGGGCTGCGCGCCGACAACGACCTCGTGACCGAGGTGCCGCTGGCGGCGGGCATCGATTACAAGTTCGGCTCCGTGTCGGCCGGCGCGCGTGCCACCTACCGCTTCCTCGGCGACGAGGAGCTGGGCGTGGGCAGTAACGGCAACAACGTCAACGTCGGTATCAACCTGGGCGGTGCCTTCTAA